GGTCCTGGGCGATGCTCAGCTCGCCGTCGAACCCGGCCGCCCGCGCCTGATGTTCGAAGGCCGAGGGGTCGGAGTAGCGCTGCGAGAAGTGGGTGAGGACGAGGTGCCGCACGCCCGCGTCCCGGGCGACGGCGGCGGCCTGTCCGGCCGTCAGATGGCCGTGGTCGGTGGCGAGCCGGACGTCCTCGTCGAGGAAGGTCGACTCGATGACGAGCATGTCGGCGCCTTCGGCGAGGGCGTGCACCCCGTCGCAGAGCCGGGTGTCCATGACGAAGGCGAAGCGCTGCCCGCGCCGGACCTCGCTGACGTCGTCGAGGGTGACGCCGTTCAGGCTGCCGTCGCGCTGGATCCGGCCGACGTCGGGGCCCTTGATGCCGTGCGCGGCGAGCTTCCCGGGCAGGATGCGGCGCCCGTCGGGCTCGGTGATCCGGTAGCCGTAGGACTCGACGGGGTGGGAGAGCCGGCGGGCGTCGAGGGTGAACTCCTCGGTGACGGCGAGCGGCCCGTCGGCGGCGACCGGGGCCTCGGTCAGCCGCACGGTCTCGCGGTAGGCCGTCGCGTACCGCAGCCGCTCGAAGAAGTGCTGCCCGCTCGCCGGGTAGTGGGCGGTGACCGGATGCGGGACCTGGTCGAGGTTGATCCGCTGGATCACCCCGGCCAGGCCGAGCGAGTGGTCGCCGTGGAAGTGGGTGACGCAGATCCGGTCGAGGTCGTGCGCGGCGACCCCGGCCCGCAGCATCTGCCGCTGGGTGCCCTCGCCGGGGTCGAAGAGGATCCCTCTTCCGTCCCAGCGGAGCACATAGCCGTTGTGGTTGCGGTGCCGGGTCGGGACCTGGCTCGCGGTCCCGAGGACGACCAGTTCGCGTACGGACACGGGTTATCCGGGGGGCCAGTTGAGACCGCGGCCGCCCAGCACGTGCGCGTGCGCGTGGAAGACGGTCTGGCCGGCGCCGGCGCCGGTGTTGAACACGATCCGGAAACCGCTGCCGTCGATCTTCTCCCGCTCGGCGATCTCGCCCGCCTCGCGCAGTATGTCGGCGGCGACGGTCGGCGCGGCGGCGGCGAGCGACGGGGCGTCGGGGTAGTGGACGCGCGGGATCACGAGGATGTGCGTGGGCGCCTGCGGGTTGATGTCGCGGAACGCGACGGTGGTCTCCGTCTCGCGCACGATCGTCGCCGGCACCTCCCCTTCCGCGATCTTGCAGAACAGGCAGTCGCTCTGCGGCTCTCCGGCCATGTCCCGGACCTCCTCCGTCTGATGCCGATCACCGGCCGTGTACTGGCCGTGCCGTGACGATCAACTACCCGGTCATGCTATCCGCCGCCCCCGACCGCCGGTGGAAGCCGGCGGGAGCCTGTGGAAAACCCTCAGTCCTTCGGGACACGGCGGTTGAGCGCCGAGCGGCTCACCCAGTACGTGATGATCACGCCCCAGAACAGGGCCGTGCCGAGTGCGCTCACCGCTCCCGAGTCGAAGGCCCACAGGGCGAGCGAGGCGAGCGAGTAGAGCCCGAGGAGCCCGACGGCTCCGGCCATGAACAGCACGGGCCGGCAGTTGCGCGCCACGAGGAGCATCGGCCGGCGCAGCCGAGGCGGCACCCGGCGCGCCATCCACACGGCCCATCCGGTCCAGGCGCCGAGGATCACGGCGCCGCCGACCAGGAACGGGACGGCCGCGTCGGCCCAGGTCGCGGGGGTGGGGATCGCGGCGAGGGCGACGGCTGCGGCCAGGAAGCTCACGAGGGCGACCCAGCGGGCGCCCGCGACGGTGTTCCAGGCCATGGCCTCCAGGTTGTAGCGGGCCTTGCGGTCCTGGAGGTCGAGCGCGGCGGAGGCGACGAAGCCCTCGGCGGCCTGGGTCCAGGCACCGCGCCGGAACCAGCGCCGGCGCAGCCGCAGCAGCGACAGGTTGTTGTGGGCCTCGCTGCTCTGCGGGTTGAGGCGCAGGGTCGTCTCGTACGCGCGCTGAGCCGTGGCGTGGTCGCCGCGCCGCTGGGCGGTGAGGCCGACCAGGAAGTGGGCGGCGTCCTCCTCGGGCGCGAGGCCGACGGCGGTCCGCGCCGCCTCGTACGCCTCGACGGTACGCGCGGGCGTGCGGGCGTGCTCGGCGTGCTCGGCGAGGGCGGTGCCGAGCGCGTAGTGGGTGCCCCAGTGGTTCGGGGCGAGTTCGACGGCGTGCCGGGCGGTGGCCTCCGCCTCCTGGAACCGCCGGCCGGCGAGGAGGATGTGGACGCGCATCAGCCAGCCCCCGAGCAGCTCGGGCTCGGCGCGCAGCGCCTGGTCGACGGCGGTCAGGGCGGCGGCCCGGTCGCCGGCCCGGTGGTGGCAGCGGGCGAGCAGGACGAGCGCCTCGGCGTCCTCCGGTTCGGTCGCCAGGTGCCGGGCGACGAGCTCGCCGGCCTGCGCGTACCGCCCGGTCTCGTAGAGCGCCTCGGCGCGGGCGAGCGCGGTGGACGCGGTCACAGCTTGCGCTTCCGCTTGAGGTGGGCGAGGAGGTCGTCGTACAGGCCGCCCTCGTTGGCGAACATGGCGACGTTCCGGGCGGCGGCGAACCACGGCTCCGTCGACGGCTTGATCTGCTTGGCCGCGCCGAGCAGGTCCTTGGTGGTGATCAGGCGTACGGAGCCGCTGCGGGCCGATTCGAGGAGGGCGGCCTCGGCGGCCGTCTCGCAGACATGGGCGAGGTCCGCGCCGGAGAAGTCCTCGGTGGCCTTCACGAGCTTGCCGAGGTCGACGGCCTCGATGGGGCGCTCCCGCAGGTGGTAGCGGAGGATCGACTCGCGGGCGGCGGCGTCCGGCGGCAGCACGAGCAGGGTGCGGTCGAGGCGACCGGGGCGGCGCAGCGCGATGTCCACGTCCCAGGGCACGTTGGTGGCGGCGAGGACGAAGACGCCCTCGTTGCCGGCGCCGCTCGCGATGCCGTCGAGCTCGGTGAGGAGCTGGTTGACGACGTTGCGCAGGCCGCTGTGGTGGGTGCGGGAGCGCTTGGCGCCGAGGGCGTCCAGCTCGTCGAGGAAGACGACGCAGGGCGCCTGTCGGCGGGCGGTCTCGAAGATGTCGTGGATGTTCTTCTCGGAGGCCCCGATCCACATGTCGAGGACGTCGGAGAGCGAGACGGTGAGGAAGTTGGCGCCGAGCTCGCCCGCGACGGCCCGCGCGATGAAGGTCTTGCCGCAGCCGGGCGGGCCGTACAGGAGGAGGCCGCCGCGGAGCGACTTCCCGTACAGCCTGCGCAGTTCGGGGTTGCGCATGGGCGCGAGGAAGGCGGCCTCCAGGCGCTCCTTGACCTCCTCCATGCCGCCGACGTCGGCGAGGCGTACGGCCCCGGGGGCGTCGACGTCCCAGGCGGCGGCGTCCCCGGCGATCCCGTCGCCGCCGTCGGCCTGCGGGTCGTCGAGGAACCGGGGCCCGACGAGGTCCTGCACCTGCTGCTCGGCGGCGTCCCAGTCGAAGGAGGGGGCGGGCGCGGCGGGCGCGGGCCGCACCGGCTCCACGGTCTCTTCGGGAGCGGCCGCGGGCGCCGTCGCGGGCATCCCCATGGCCCGCACCATCAGCGCACGCGCCTCCGTGTCGCCCGGCGCGTGCTGGAGGGCGACGGCGGCCTCGGCGACGGCCTCGTCGTGGCGCCCTTCCGCGAGGAGGAGCTCGGCGAAGTGGAGGCGCAGGGGCACGTCACCGGGGGCGGCGGCCACGGCGGCGCGCAGACTGCGGATGAGAGGGGACTCGTCGGCCATGCGGGTCAGCCTAAGGAGCGTCCGGGGGCCGGTGTCCACCGGGTCGGCGGCCGCGTAGGCTCCGCCGGATGAGACGGGAAGGCGCACCGCGCAGGCTGACCGTGGACGGCACCGTGTGGCTGTGGAACGTCCGGCACCGGCACCCCGACTGCCGGACGGTGCTCTCCCTGCGCCGCGCGGAGCACCCCCACGCGCAGCTCCGCCTCGTCTTCCGGGAGGGCCCGGGCCGCATCGTGGCCGGATACCCCTTCGGCCTGGGCGACGTGGCCTCGGCCGACGGCGACGTCCTGAACCTGAACAAGCCGGGTGTCGTACGCCGTTTCCTGGCGGAGGCCGCGGCCCGCGGCCTCCTCCCCGCCGCGCACGGTGTCCACGAGGAGGACGCCTGGCCCCTCTACGACACCGTGACGGAAGCGGAGCGGAAGCTGGCGCCTGATCCGAAGGACAGGCCTTAGCTCCAGCGGCCCGTGCGCCCCAGGACCAGGGCCGTGGCCGCCGTACCGGCCGTCGACGTGCGCAGGACGCTGCGGCCGAGGCGGTACGGCTTCGCCCCGGCGGCCTCGAAGGCGGCGAGCTCGTCCGGGGAGACCCCGCCCTCGGGGCCGACGACGAGCACGATCGAGCCCTTGGCCGGGAGTTCGGCGGTGGCGAGGGCGCCGCTGGGGTGGTCGCGGTCCTCGTGCAGGACGGCCGCGAAGTCCGCGTCCGCGAGGAGTGCGGCGGCCTGCTTGGTCGTCATGAGGTCGGCGACCTCGGGGAAGCGGGTACGGCGCGACTGCTTGCCGGCCTCGCGCGCGGTGGAACGCCACTTGGCGAGCGCCTTGAGGCCCCGGTCGCCCTTCCACTGGGTGATGCAGCGGGAGGCGGCCCAGGGCACGATCGCGTCCACGCCGGTCTCCGTCATGGTCTCGACGGCGAGTTCGCCCCGGTCGCCCTTGGGCAGGGCCTGGACGACCGTGATGCGCGGCTCCTCCTCGGGGTCCTCGTGGACCTCGTCGACCCGCACGGTGAGCTCGTCGCGGCCCTCGGCGGAGACCACCACGCACGCGGCCCAGCGACCCCGCCCGTCGGCGAGCACGAGCTCCTCCCCGGCCCGCAGCCGCTTCACGGAGACGGCGTGCCGTCCCTCGGGCCCGTCCAGGAGGAAACTCCCGGCACCGGGGACGGTGTCGACGACGAAGACGGGTGCGGTCATGAGGCGCTCCTGGGGG
This is a stretch of genomic DNA from Streptomyces sp. R44. It encodes these proteins:
- a CDS encoding histidine triad nucleotide-binding protein, coding for MAGEPQSDCLFCKIAEGEVPATIVRETETTVAFRDINPQAPTHILVIPRVHYPDAPSLAAAAPTVAADILREAGEIAEREKIDGSGFRIVFNTGAGAGQTVFHAHAHVLGGRGLNWPPG
- a CDS encoding tetratricopeptide repeat protein; amino-acid sequence: MTASTALARAEALYETGRYAQAGELVARHLATEPEDAEALVLLARCHHRAGDRAAALTAVDQALRAEPELLGGWLMRVHILLAGRRFQEAEATARHAVELAPNHWGTHYALGTALAEHAEHARTPARTVEAYEAARTAVGLAPEEDAAHFLVGLTAQRRGDHATAQRAYETTLRLNPQSSEAHNNLSLLRLRRRWFRRGAWTQAAEGFVASAALDLQDRKARYNLEAMAWNTVAGARWVALVSFLAAAVALAAIPTPATWADAAVPFLVGGAVILGAWTGWAVWMARRVPPRLRRPMLLVARNCRPVLFMAGAVGLLGLYSLASLALWAFDSGAVSALGTALFWGVIITYWVSRSALNRRVPKD
- a CDS encoding 16S rRNA (uracil(1498)-N(3))-methyltransferase codes for the protein MTAPVFVVDTVPGAGSFLLDGPEGRHAVSVKRLRAGEELVLADGRGRWAACVVVSAEGRDELTVRVDEVHEDPEEEPRITVVQALPKGDRGELAVETMTETGVDAIVPWAASRCITQWKGDRGLKALAKWRSTAREAGKQSRRTRFPEVADLMTTKQAAALLADADFAAVLHEDRDHPSGALATAELPAKGSIVLVVGPEGGVSPDELAAFEAAGAKPYRLGRSVLRTSTAGTAATALVLGRTGRWS
- a CDS encoding ribonuclease Z produces the protein MSVRELVVLGTASQVPTRHRNHNGYVLRWDGRGILFDPGEGTQRQMLRAGVAAHDLDRICVTHFHGDHSLGLAGVIQRINLDQVPHPVTAHYPASGQHFFERLRYATAYRETVRLTEAPVAADGPLAVTEEFTLDARRLSHPVESYGYRITEPDGRRILPGKLAAHGIKGPDVGRIQRDGSLNGVTLDDVSEVRRGQRFAFVMDTRLCDGVHALAEGADMLVIESTFLDEDVRLATDHGHLTAGQAAAVARDAGVRHLVLTHFSQRYSDPSAFEHQARAAGFDGELSIAQDLMRVPVPKRT
- a CDS encoding 26S protease regulatory subunit, whose amino-acid sequence is MADESPLIRSLRAAVAAAPGDVPLRLHFAELLLAEGRHDEAVAEAAVALQHAPGDTEARALMVRAMGMPATAPAAAPEETVEPVRPAPAAPAPSFDWDAAEQQVQDLVGPRFLDDPQADGGDGIAGDAAAWDVDAPGAVRLADVGGMEEVKERLEAAFLAPMRNPELRRLYGKSLRGGLLLYGPPGCGKTFIARAVAGELGANFLTVSLSDVLDMWIGASEKNIHDIFETARRQAPCVVFLDELDALGAKRSRTHHSGLRNVVNQLLTELDGIASGAGNEGVFVLAATNVPWDVDIALRRPGRLDRTLLVLPPDAAARESILRYHLRERPIEAVDLGKLVKATEDFSGADLAHVCETAAEAALLESARSGSVRLITTKDLLGAAKQIKPSTEPWFAAARNVAMFANEGGLYDDLLAHLKRKRKL